DNA from Phocoena phocoena chromosome 1, mPhoPho1.1, whole genome shotgun sequence:
AAATTCAGAGGCTCCCCTTGGTTGGAAATCACAGCCCTTCCTGGTCTTCCTGTCTCCAGAGTCCCTGTCTTTTCTCCTCCTGGCAACCAGAGGGATGTTTCTAAATCTCTAATCTGTTTATATGGCTTTTCTGCTTCAAACCCAGCCCTCATACCCTAGCTTGACCATGAGTCCTACAGGGCAGAGAGCAGATCTCCCAACCTACTCATTGCCTGGTGTGGTGCCGGGCACACAGCTGACATGAAAGAGCATCTGTGAGCACGTGAATCAACATACGTCCATGGCACCTTGGTTCTGGCCGTGGGCCTGAAAGCTTGGGCCCGGGCTGGGGAGGTGAGTGCTCACAGCCACCCCTACCCATTTCTGTTGCTCTAACTGAATCCTTCTCCAGCACTAGCTGGAGCTACTGGAGCTTGGCCTCTGCCTGGCCCCTGCCTCCCCAAGCCAGGCTGAGCACACCCAGAATCCTTTTCTTCCCCACTGGCTCCGAGGTCAGGACTTTACAGGTGAGAACATGATAAACTCTCTCCAGGCTCCGATCCCATATGATCTCTCCCAGAAATTCCAACTCTGGGTACCTGAGGCTGTCTCCCTCCTCAGGGCCTGGGGCTTAGGGTAGATGGGCAAAACCTGGTCCGCCACACCCAGCCACTCACCCGGACAACCCTCCTCAGGGAGCCAATGCCTTGGGTACTCCATGCTGGCCCCAGAGCTCCAAGTTCCACATCTCCTTCAGGCAGGACCAGCTTCTGGCCCCGGAACGCCGGCTCTTCGTATAGCACCCAGCTGCGGGCACAAAGACCTAGGGTCACTGAGTGGGGAGACGATGTACCCACGAGACAGGGTCTCTGGGTAGCTGAGGGGGTTTCTGCCAGGCACTTCTCACTGGGCACTTCCCACTGCCCTCACATCCCCCAGGTTCACACGCAGGACCCCGCCAGGAACTCCGGACTCACCAGCCTCGTACCACCCGTATGGAAGCCACGTGGGCCCAGCCGGAAGCATCAGCAGTGTCTTCCCAAACCTCCCTGCTGCTGCCTTGGCAGCCAGGCTCCGAGAAGAGCGTCATCTGGAGAAGGCACAGAGGGGGTCCTCAGGCCCTGTCCACAGATCCCCCACCTCCTGCTGCCCCACCCATTTGCCCCCCACTCCCTACCTTTCCAGGCCTGGTGTTCAGTTTGCCCTGGGTCTTCAATGCGGAGCTCTGGAATGGAGAGCGGTGATAGATCTTATGGGGTTGCCTCCTTACTGTCTCCCCCAACCTGCCATTCCAGGAACCCCACATCCTCCCTGTGGCCCTCCACCCCCAAAGAGCTGGCCCACAAAGGATGCCACACTTGCTCCCAACCCCCTGGTACCTTCATCACTCTGTCCCTGGAAGCTGTCCCCTTCCCCAGCTTCCTAGATATCAAGCCGTTTGGAATCTACAGTGCAAATCTGCTGTTTGGATAGGGAgacggaggcccagagaaatgtGGTCACACTGAACTAGACCTCAGACCCATGCCCCTGGCCCCTGGAGACTCTGCCCCCCAGTATCATGGTCCTCACACCATCCAAACCCTGGCCCAGATGaggccaggccccctgcattgcccACCCAAGGCCTCACTTACCCACCCCTCCGGGGACTGGGCACATGCGGGCTTCTCTGGAGGTGGCCTTTCCCTGTAGAGCAGGGGCAGCTGTCCTGGCACCTTCTTGAGCCCTGGTGCCCTGTGGGGCGGTAGAGCGGATGGTTTTGTGTCCAGTGGTTCCAAAGTGGGGgcctccttgagggcaggcacCAGGCCCCCAAAGAGAAGGCTGCCTCCAAGACGGGAAGTGGGCCGGCTGCCTGCCTGCCACTCTGGCCCGACTTCTGGGTGGGCATCCTTGgcacctgctgtgtgcttctTCATCATCTCCAGAAGAGAGCAAGAGACCTGGGGGGTTCGGGCAGGGTGGGAGTcccaggaggggctgggcctggcttTCTCCTGCCTGCGCTGGAGCTTTTCACTGTCGCTCAGGTAGGGGTTCTGtggttcctcctcctcctgctctcccttttcctcttcatttgcttccAGTGCGGGCACCCCCTGGGGGCTGGGTCCCAGCACCCATGGCCCAGGCTGGTCCTCCTCGATGGCAGGCAGCGTGGCGTATATGGCCAGGGAGGAGGAGCGGGGCGATCGTGGCAGCCGGTGAGTGCGGAGGATCTCGGGGGGCTCCATACTCCGCAGGGTGTCCAGGAAAATCTCCAGGTCAGCGGTCAggtccacctcctcctcctcccttgatGGCTCCGGGAACGTCTTGCCCTCGGTGGAGTCAGGGACAAGCTGGGACTCCAGGCTGGCCTCTGCTCCTAtcagccttggggcaggggggCCTCCTGGGCTGAGGGATACCTTGCCCCCTGAGGAGGAGGGGGCAATGAGAGCAGTAGGGCCCTGGACAACTACTTTCTGGGTGGAATATGGGACAGTAGAAGCACCAGGGCCCTGGACCTCTTTTTGGGTAGGAGATGAGATGGGGCTCTCCTCAGATTCCTGAACCTCCCCTTCCTGTTTGGGGGGTGGGACAGCAGGAGCTGTCAGGCCTTGACCAGCCTCCTCCTTGGTGAGAGGAGGGGCAAGGCTGCCTTCAATACTCTGGACAACCTCTTTTTGGGTGCTATGGCTGCCTCCTGGGGCCTGGGCAACCTTGGTTGCTTTAGGGGATGAGTCAGCAGGAACCCCAGGGCTCTGCACTACATCTTTCTGGGTAAGGGAGAAGATAGGGACATTTTCAGAGTCCTGAACAACATTATTCCTTGGGGAGGGTGGAGCAGAAAGACCTCCTGGGCTGGTGACAGCCTTCCTTCTTGTAGAGGATGGAGCAAGAGATTGTCCAGGGACTGTAAGAACCTCAGGCTTCACCGTGGGCAGGCTGGTGGCAGCAGGGGGATCTGGATGCCCTTCCCTTTCAACAGAGGGCCAGGCCTGGGGTCCCCTGGGCTCGAGAGTCAGCTGGGCCCTAGCATGGGTAGGTACTTCCGGCTGCTCTGGGGGGTGACCTAGGCCCAGGGAGGGGATTTGGGTCTGGAGTCTGGGAGAGGAGGGTACTGGTGTGTGACCCTGAGAGGTCTGGAGAGGgagctgggtggggctggatgcTCTCTGCACGCTTGGGACCTCATAGACCCTGGCATCTGGGGCTTTGTCCTGGTCTCGGTCCGGGTGGGTTGCGGGGACATCCTGGTTCTGAGGCGGGTGGGCATAGTCCAGGAAGCCTGCGGGAGCCAGGACAGATCCGTCCTCTGGCTCTGCTGTCCCCGTCTCAGGCGGCTGCCCCAGGGCTGCACCCTCTGTGCTGGCCAGACCTGGACACCTTGTCACAGCAGCCAGGGGCCTGGGAAGCCGGCTGGCGGGTGGGCTCCACCCAGCAGGCACAAGGCTACTTAGCAGCTCCAGGGCCTGGCTGCGGCTGGGTGAGTCCTTGGCTCGGGGGCTCACCACCACTGCCTGCACCACGCGGGCAGCATTGCGGCCCCTGGGCAGGGCCTTGCTCGGGAGCCTTAGCCCCACAGAGTTCGTCACAGAGCTGTTCACCTGTCGGTGCAcgtgccctccccccaccatggTAGTCTGCCCAGTGCGTGTCACCCGCCGTTCCTCGAGGCTCCGGGAGTTCCCGCCAGTGAGACTCACACCTGGGTTGGGCCTGGGCTCATGGGGCCCGTGCACCAGCGCCAAAAACTCAGTCTTGGCCGTGGCTCCTGGGCTTGGTGGCTcagtcctggggtcctggggACTGCCATCACCCTGGTCCACAGCCTCCTTTGGCCTTCCCACTGGCCTTTTCTCCTTGAGGGGCAGCGTGTACTTTTTGGAGAAGATGGGCCCATGGCTCTGGAGGCTTTTGGAGCCAGCCCCGTCCCTGGGACCCTGGTGACTCATAGTCTCTTCTTCCAGCGCAGCAAAGCCATTGATTTCCTCCCGACGGTGGCCATACTCAGACATCTCCTCCTGGCGGACTTCCAGCTGGGCCCCTGATACCAGGGACACCTTGTGAAAACGGTGTTTGCTCTCTTCCTGGGCAGGGGGCCACTGCCGCCATGTCAGTGTGGTACTCATCACTCGGGCCTTGGCCCGAGCTGGGGGCCCACTGGCCTCCTCCTTGTTGGGCCCCAGCAACGGGTCCTGAGGTGTCCTTGGCTCACTGTGGTCCAGATCACTGCAGAGGGTGCCGGGAAGAGGAGAGACAGGGTCGGGCGTGGTCAGGGTGGCTGTCTGCAGTGCAGAATCACTCCCCCTGCCAGGGTCAGGCTGAGTAACCACAGGCAAATCATGTGAGCTTTGgagcctttgtttcttcatctgtaaaccgGGCACGATACTCTCAGatctcccacccctctccctacTTTCAGGTGTTCTCCTTTGCCAGGGTCCTTCAAGGGGTGAAGCTAAGGGCTAAGcctagaaggagagagaagggagagagcagaAAGGCATATGGGTCTGACCCACTGGTCTGCGGATGGGGCTGGGACTCTGCCCAAGGAGCCCTGCGGCTAGTCCTCCAGGAGCTGAAAACTAGAAAACCGAAAAACTGAGAATTAGGCAAGTGATGTTCTGACCGTGTTTCTGATCACTATAAAGGAAGGTAAGGAAAGACAGCTTTGGCCTCCAGCAAAGTTGGGTTCCCCCTGGCCCTGTCACTCACTAGCAGGATGACCTTGGGCAGCCACTTCTCCCCGGCAAGCTTCAGGGCCCCCAGGCACAAAACTGGAATAACAAGAGTATATGCTGGGTTCACAGGGTTATTGTCAGCATCCAGTAAGAGAGAATAAAAACTCACTTtatgagaaaaacagatatcgtatattaacgcatatacgtggaatctagaaaaatggtacagatgaatctatttgcagggcaagaatagagacacagacgtagagaacggacgtgtggacatggtggaggggggaaggggaagtgggaggaactgggagattgggattgacatatatacactgctgagtgtaaaatagctagctagtgggaaactgctatatagcacagggagctcagctcagtgctctgtggtgacctagatgggtgggatggtggggaCGGAGGTctaagaaggaggggatatatgtatacatatagctgattcactttgttgtacagcagaaactgtcacaacattgtaaagcaactataccccaattaaaattttaaaaaaagaaatagatgttaaaagaaaaaaactcacttTATAAACTAAAACACTGGCTCATAAGCTTCCTCGTAAAGAACAAATTattcactatggaaaacagtatggaggtttcttaaaaaactaaaaatagagctaccatatgatccagcaatcccactcccgggtatatattcagaaaagatgaaaactctaattcaaaaagatacatgcaccccaatgttcatagcagcactcttaacaatagccaagacatggaagcaacccaattgcccatcaacagacgactggcttaagaagatgtggtatgtaaatacaatggaatattactcaactgtaaaaaagaatgaaatattgccatttgcagcaacatggagtattatacttagtgaagtaagtcagacagagaaagacaaacattatatgatatcacttgaatatgaaatctaaaaaataatacaggggcttccctggtggcacaggggttaagaatccacctgccaatgcaggggacacaggttcaagccctggccggggaagatcccacatgccgtggagcaactaagcccgtgtgccacaactactgagcccatgagccacaactactgaagcccacgcgcctagagcctgtgctccacaacaagagaagccaccgcaatgagaagcccacacaccgcaatggagagtagcccctgctcgccacaactagagaaagcccgcgcacagcaacgaaggtccaatgcagtcataaataaataaataaataaataaataaataatacaaatgaatctatatgcaaaacagaaacagactcacatacatcgaaaacaaacttatggttaccaaaggggaaggggaggggataaattaggagtatggtattaacagatacaaactactatatataaaatagataagcaaaaaaaaaaaatagataagcaacaaagatttactgtatagcaaagggaactatattcaatatcttgtaataacctatagtggaaaataatctgaagatacatataactgaatcactttgctgtacacctgaaactaacaattaTAAATTGTTATTAATTAActacacctcaatttaaaaaaacagaataaattatttataaattataaacaagggacttccctggtggtctggtggttaagactctgtgctcccaattccaggggcctggatttgatccctggtcagggaacaagatcccatgtgcatgctgcaactaaaagatcccacgtgccacaactaagacccagcgcagccaaataaataaataatttaaaaaattataaacaaatgttCCCACTTTGCACATGAGGGGgggaaggctcagagaggttaggaaacttgcccagagtcacacagtagCAGAGGCAAGAGTTAAACCCAATCCTAAGTGCTTAACCACCGAATCAAATTCCCTGATGTATCTGGTAAACTTAGACTCTGTGGTTTGGGGGTTTACTTttatttcacctctttttttttttttgcagtacgtgggcctctcgctgttgtggcctctcccgttgcggagcacaggctccggacgcgcaggctcagcggccatggctcacgggcccagccgctctgcggcatgtgggatcctcctggaccggggcacgaacccatgtcccctgcatcggcaggcggactctcaaccactgcgccaccagggaagcccctggaggggGAAGCCCCTGGAGGGGGAAGCCCCTGGGGGTTTACTTTTAAAGGAGGCCATACAGTCCTGGAGGGGCCAGTCAGCTACTACTACTTCCAGGCTGCACTGAGCAGGGCAATCCTATTCTCAGGCCTCAAGGACCCAAAAGGTCAGCTTGTTCCACATCAGCCTCAGTACCAGCCTGTCTTCAGCTCCTCCTTTCTGTGAGGCAGCCCCCAGACCATTATAAGGGCAGTTAAGGCCGGAAATGGACCCATGCCCCCaacttccctcctccttctctattTTCCTCCCTCCTGAGAGGCTGGTAGAACCCAGAACTTTGGCCCTGTCTTGTGGCCCCAGCAGTGACTCAGGTTTTATGATGGGCAGAGATGAATGGGGATGAGGCCCAGGGAAGCCTGACCTGACTTGGGGACCACTGGTGGCTGTGACAACATGTGGCCTGGCCCAGGACGGGGTCTGAGTGGCCCCAGAAAAGCCTTGTATATGGGGGAGGTGAGGGACTGAGAAGGATGCGTAATCCTTTCCCCGGGCCAGAATTCCTGAGAGCGACACACTCAGGCACCTGAGGCCCTGGATTGCAGCCCTTCCCTGAGGCCTGACCCTCTCCCCTGTCCTCCTTGCTGAGGCTCCCCCGCACATGGAGCTTCACCCCTTGATGAGCCCCTGTCCCAAGTCTAATCTCCATTTCTGAATAACAATAACAACTACCATTCGCTGAGATTCCCTGTCCGTGACAGCAGATGGTAAGGGGCAAAGCCTGGGTTCTAGgtcaattattcattcattcattcagcactaATCATGTCACGTGATGCGCTAGGCCCTGGTTAGGTTCATCCAAAGCCAATTTTCTCTTGGAGGTGGTATCCTAGGGGTCCAGAAGTCAAAGAATTAGACATAAAAACAGGAACCACATTTGGAAAGCCTCCATAGGCTTTGGCAAAGCAACAGGAGAGCAGCTTCAGAGGAAGCCATTGGTAATCCAGCCCCTGGACAACACCCCCGATAGTCATTCATTCCACAAGCATGTGATCATTTGTTTCTGCTTGCATACCTCTAGCGACAGGGAGGTCGCAATTTGACAGCTGACCCGTCCCATCCCTGAATAGTTGTGATGGCTAGAATGTTCTTCAAACTATGCAGGAATCTGCCTGCCTATAGCCCTCCTCCATATTGTCCTTCCTCTGAAGACACACCCCAATGACCCAGGATGCCTCTCCCAGGCCAGCAGAGATGCCcatttccagagccctctctTCTTCAGGGCCCCGGACCATAGGTGGATTTGTCACAGGTTAACCTGTGCCTTCCAAATCAGGTGTGTGGGGCTGGGAAAGGGAGAggctgaggagggggcagggggagtgtgGGAAAGAGCCTCATCTAACCCGACACGTCCTGGATTCTCCCCGCTTACCTGTGAGTCACCCACAAACTAGGTCACACCGGCCCACAGGCGTACAAGCTTGTGCTGcgtcacacacagacacacacggcaCAGACGCACAGAGTCACACAGGGACAAAAACGCACATAGATGCTTACCCCAACGTACGCAGtcagacacacaaacacagagtCAGTCACAGACACTCGGGGATATACACACGGGGACACAGCAGACACACaagtcacacacatacacagaaacacGCGAACACAgtgacacacgcacacacattaacagtacacacacacacacacgagtccgttcacagc
Protein-coding regions in this window:
- the CRYBG2 gene encoding LOW QUALITY PROTEIN: beta/gamma crystallin domain-containing protein 2 (The sequence of the model RefSeq protein was modified relative to this genomic sequence to represent the inferred CDS: substituted 1 base at 1 genomic stop codon), whose product is MSWIREVPAAGDRSGVLTPRAWNLALAIAERRWVLGSCLARRLAGLGVRRECKGKPIPEEARSRDRPWGGQSCPDLAQGQGSTSRVSLKAQAQSLSELDLWAGSRGSWLWKXRSAEPPGRLQRPAVGSASDLANSASVGPESLALAVTSAEPAGTRCPSCPPPAPGCLEQGSPGCTCLQPPYTAQEIPLSSEPPSNPEDVRPRPASSPRAEGTKGEPTSAGPALPEPAQTLRECPSARRTCYHITGTLQGRGQAPGEETQEPKLAQPAPHACGPEESRGWQEPPQRPRPITGCLVDLPQEPRLRAPPHQGSTAQRQELQAGQMPGSPHRCDLDHSEPRTPQDPLLGPNKEEASGPPARAKARVMSTTLTWRQWPPAQEESKHRFHKVSLVSGAQLEVRQEEMSEYGHRREEINGFAALEEETMSHQGPRDGAGSKSLQSHGPIFSKKYTLPLKEKRPVGRPKEAVDQGDGSPQDPRTEPPSPGATAKTEFLALVHGPHEPRPNPGVSLTGGNSRSLEERRVTRTGQTTMVGGGHVHRQVNSSVTNSVGLRLPSKALPRGRNAARVVQAVVVSPRAKDSPSRSQALELLSSLVPAGWSPPASRLPRPLAAVTRCPGLASTEGAALGQPPETGTAEPEDGSVLAPAGFLDYAHPPQNQDVPATHPDRDQDKAPDARVYEVPSVQRASSPTQLPLQTSQGHTPVPSSPRLQTQIPSLGLGHPPEQPEVPTHARAQLTLEPRGPQAWPSVEREGHPDPPAATSLPTVKPEVLTVPGQSLAPSSTRRKAVTSPGGLSAPPSPRNNVVQDSENVPIFSLTQKDVVQSPGVPADSSPKATKVAQAPGGSHSTQKEVVQSIEGSLAPPLTKEEAGQGLTAPAVPPPKQEGEVQESEESPISSPTQKEVQGPGASTVPYSTQKVVVQGPTALIAPSSSGGKVSLSPGGPPAPRLIGAEASLESQLVPDSTEGKTFPEPSREEEEVDLTADLEIFLDTLRSMEPPEILRTHRLPRSPRSSSLAIYATLPAIEEDQPGPWVLGPSPQGVPALEANEEEKGEQEEEEPQNPYLSDSEKLQRRQEKARPSPSWDSHPARTPQVSCSLLEMMKKHTAGAKDAHPEVGPEWQAGSRPTSRLGGSLLFGGLVPALKEAPTLEPLDTKPSALPPHRAPGLKKVPGQLPLLYRERPPPEKPACAQSPEGWSSALKTQGKLNTRPGKMTLFSEPGCQGSSREVWEDTADASGWAHVASIRVVRGCWVLYEEPAFRGQKLVLPEGDVELGALGPAWSTQGIGSLRRVVRDYITPEISLYSEEGLKGEQVKLTKALEDPQGLERPLQVASATVSAGLWLLYPKPFFEDTPCILEPGEYPTPEAWGASDPSVGSLKPMRLGCPSVEKPGEPKAVVYEAPGFQGQSWEVSRDIYNLQQPEDGQSPSLASVGSLQVLGGCWVGYEKEGFRGHQYLLEEGKYADWSHWGGYNKALTSLRIIRTDFGDPEVVLFEAMDFEGHGVEVSEALPDVELAGHGPRTQAIHVLSGVWVAYEEVGFSGEQYVLEKGVYRNCDDWGASNSALASLQPVLQVGEHNLHFVSKIQLFSGPDFLGDHISFEDDQTSLPPSFQPQSCRVHGGSWILFDEKNFEGEQHILSEGEFPTLTAMGCLASTVLGSLQKVPLHFSEPSIFLYGLECFEGKEIELSGELRSLQAEGFNNHVLSVRIKGGFWVLCQHSDFRGRQWLVGSCEITNWLTYSGTQRVGSLYPIRQRRAYFHLWNAALGGFLAVPDHVEDMKAGRVVVSEPQAGGSCIWYYEDGLLKNQVAPTMSLQVIGTPSTGSKVVLWAESRLPRQTWSISESGHICSQMFEGWILDVKGGQGYDRDHAVLWELAKDRASQIWTVHVL